The proteins below come from a single Eucalyptus grandis isolate ANBG69807.140 chromosome 3, ASM1654582v1, whole genome shotgun sequence genomic window:
- the LOC104436550 gene encoding protein IQ-DOMAIN 14: MGRATRWIKGLFGIKKDREEVDSNDNSNSKRQLSNSSGLCNNPATIPPNISAAESAWLRSCSCTDEAEKEQNKRVIAVAAATAAAADAAGAAAQAAAAVIRLTSHGRGAMLGRQEHAAVKIQTVFRGFLARKALRALKGLVKLQARVRGYLVRKQAAATLHSFEALMRAQASARLRRSARGRSRGGGGGGGDDGTATRDPTERYDDKTRNAHARTRAAVAHNRKLSASAADSPTLRPAIEDTSRIVEVDDGATPFSSSGNTLPRRAPAGRFQSSDWLDDPGPCTTPASTPRSMNTPARSDAGGCLFRRRDGRGLLLAPSYMSGTQSSKAKLRSQSTPKQRVEAGRRRRGGGCRCRRR, from the exons ATGGGCAGAGCAACGAGGTGgattaagggcctgtttggcatcAAGAAGGACAGAGAAGAGGTGGACAGCAACGACAACAGCAACAGCAAGAGACAGTTGAGCAATTCAAGCGGGCTGTGCAACAACCCCGCCACCATCCCGCCCAACATATCTGCGGCCGAGTCCGCCTGGTTGAGGTCCTGCAGTTGCACCGATGAGGCAGAGAAGGAGCAGAACAAGCGTGTCATTGCGGTGGCTGCTGCCACAGCCGCCGCTGCGGACGCGGCAGGGGCGGCCGCACAGGCGGCCGCAGCGGTCATCAGGCTGACGAGCCACGGGAGGGGCGCCATGCTCGGCAGGCAGGAGCACGCTGCGGTGAAGATCCAGACGGTTTTCAGGGGATTCCTG GCGAGGAAAGCGCTGAGGGCGCTGAAGGGGCTGGTGAAGCTGCAGGCGCGCGTGAGAGGGTACCTGGTGAGGAAGCAAGCGGCCGCGACGCTCCACAGCTTCGAGGCTCTCATGAGAGCTCAAGCCAGCGCTCGCTTGCGGAGATCGGCTCGCGGCCGCAGCcggggcggaggaggaggaggaggagacgacGGCACGGCGACCCGCGATCCCACG gaAAGATACGATGACAAGACGAGGAACGCGCACGCGCGCACACGCGCCGCCGTAGCTCACAACAGAAAGctctccgcctccgccgccgacTCCCCGACACTCCGCCCCGCCATTGAGGACACCTCCAGGATCGTCGAGGTCGACGACGGAGCCACGCCCTTTTCAAGCTCGGGAAACACCCTCCCACGCCGGGCTCCGGCGGGGCGCTTCCAGAGCTCCGACTGGCTCGACGACCCCGGGCCTTGCACGACTCCGGCGAGCACGCCCCGGTCGATGAACACGCCCGCGAGGAGCGACGCCGGCGGCTGCCTCTTCCGGCGGCGCGACGGCCGCGGCCTCCTCCTGGCCCCGAGCTACATGTCGGGCACGCAGTCGTCCAAGGCGAAGCTGAGGTCGCAGAGCACGCCGAAGCAGAGGGTCGAGGCGGGGAGGCGCCGACGAGGAGGAGGGTGTCGCTGCAGGAGGCGATGA